The region AATACCGACCGGCAATATCTTGATTGACCGTTTACTCAATGCTCAGATCACCTATATTAGTACGAAACAGTATGAAGATCATCGGACTGAGATTATGAATAGGCTGGCACAAAAATTAGCGCGCAAAGGGGAAAAAGCATATATTGTTCCAGAAGGCGGTTCGAATGAGATCGGTGCCTTAGGTTATCTTAATTGTATGCGGGAGATGGCGGGATTTATAAAAAAAGAAAAAATTAATGCAGTGTATTGTGCAGTTGGTTCAGGAGGAACATACGCAGGATTGTTATTGGGTAAGAAACTGTTGAAAGTGGATGTGGATTTGAATGGAGTAATTATTTGTGACACAGTACCATATTTTACCGAAAAGATTCTTAATATCTGCGAGCGGGCGATATCCCGATTTAATATGAAGATCAAGATCGAACAAAACGATATAAATTTAATCGATGGCTATGTTGGCCAGGGATATGCAATTCCATATCAAGAAGAGGTGGAGATAATAAAAAGGGTCGCGAAGACCGGTATTATCCTTGAACCGGTGTATACAGGTAAGACCTTCTATGGTATGCTCCAGCAGTTGAAAGTGAAGAAATACAAAAAAGTTATTTTCATCCATACCGGTGGACTCTTCAGTATATTCGCATTTAATAAAATACTATTCTCCTACAGAAATTAACATTTCCACCTGGCGATTCTATACGTAGATTGTATTTGATTTTATTGAGTAACGTTCACATACATTGGGCGCATATTGTTTTTTTCTTTTCTAATTCAATTCACAACGGCGAAAAGAATACTACATAAAATACTACTTATATATATAAAAACAATCATTGCAACGTTAATTAACTATTGACATTACAAAATTTTTGAATTATAATGAATGGAATTTTTCTTAATTTTTTAACAATCAAATTAAAGGAGAGTAATATGGCAAAAGTAGCATTGGTTTGTAATGGTTCAGAAAATAAAAACATAATACCAACATTGGTATTAGGTTCTGCGGCTGCCGCTGCCGGTGATACAGTCTACATTTTCTTTACACCGGGGGCTGCAGATCTTATGAAACCGGGGGTGATTGAGAATCTGAAAGCGAAGGGCTATCCTGATGCAATAGAACTCTGGAACGGCATTAAAAATCTTGGTGGGAAGTTTTATCTCTGTGAATTGGTTCTTGAAGCTAAAGGCGTAAAGAAAGAGGAACTTCGGGATGATGTCGAGCTCGTTGGTGCTACTACATTTATGGCAGATATTCAGGGTGCACAGATAACATTTGCATTCTAAGGAGTAAAAAATGGCAGTTCATAAACTTGAACTTTTAGGTTTGAAGTGCCCTCAGCCCGTTTTGAAGATCGCGACTGAGGCACCAAAGCTTCAACCCGGTGATGTGCTCGAGGTGCTGGCCGATTGTCCCTCATTTCCCAGGGATGTTGAGGCCTGGTGTAAGAAGACCGGAAAGACTCTACTTTTCTGTCGTGATGAGGGCGGGAAATATAATGCCCAAATTCAATTCTAATAGGGAAGATGGACCATACTTTTGAACCGAATATTATCGGTTTTCTCTGCAACTGGTGTTCGTATGCTGCCGCTGATTTGGCGGGAAGTAATAAGTTGGAAGTCCCATCAAATCTTACGACAATCCGGGTGATGTGTTCAAGCCGTGTTGACCCCATCTTTATCCTGAATGCCTATCTTCGGGGTGTTGATGGGGTCATAATTGCAGGTTGTCATCCGGGCGATTGTCATTATCAGACGGGAAACTACTACACCCGGAGAAGATTTGCACTCCTCAGTAAAATTCTGAAGACTTTTGATCTTGATCCCCATCGATTTCGACTATCCTGGATCTCAGCGTCAGAGGGACAGCGTTTTTCTCAGGTGACCAAGGAGTTTGCCGAATCGATTCAGAAGGCGGGGCCAAACCCATTGAAGAAAAAATCCTTTCTTGAATAATGAAAGAAAAAAATATTCTGGTGATCGGTGCAGGTCTGGCCGGAATTGAGGCCAGCCTTTTATGTGCCCGTGCCGGGCGCAAGGTCTACCTTGTAGAAAAGGAGTCCTATTTCGGTGGTTCTGCAATTAAATCAGAAGAGGTCTTTCCCCAGATGGAATGTGCTACTTGTATGCTTGCACCGAAACAGTCTGAAGTCTTAGAAGATAAGAATATCGAACTATTAACCTTGAGTGAAGTGAAAGAGATCAAAGGTGAACCGGGTAATTTCCAGGTGAAGATTTTGAAGAAGGCAAGGTATGTAAGTGTGGTCAATTGTATCGGTTGCGGGGCATGTTTTGAACCCTGTCCAGTCAGTCTCGACAATGAGTTTGAAGAAAGATTATCCAAGCGAAAGGCGATCTATCTTGCCTGTGCCGGAGCACTGCCCAATGTTCCTGCAATTGATATGGAAAACTGCCTGCGGGCAAAGGGTGAAGATTGTCAGGCCTGTAAAGAGGCCTGTATGTTCGATGCCATCATCTATGATGATAAGGACGAAGAACTCTCGATATCGGTCGGGTCGATCATTATCGCCACCGGATTCAGGCTGTCCGATTCGGAAAAATTCTCTGATTTGGGTTATAAAAAATTTAAGAATGTATTTTCAGCCTTTGAATTTGAAAGACTCAGGGCATCAAATGGACCCACTGCAGGAGAGATCCTGACCCGCGATGGTAAACCACCAAAATCGATTGCATTCATCCACTGTGTCGGCCGAGAAGAAAAGGGCTACTGCTCTCAGATCTGTTGTCTATATCTGACGAAATTCGCCCGTTACGCCCTGGATAAAATACCCGGGGTAAAGGTGTATCAGTTCTATAAAGAACTTTCTATTCCGGGTAAGGGGAATCAGAAATTCTTCCAGGAAATAAAGGAAAAGGGAATAAATCTGATACGGACGAAAAAAGTATCTATCTCCGAGAACGAAAATGGGTTACACCTCACCTATGAAGATAATAAAGCGGTTGATGTTGATATGGTGGTTTTGGCACCTCCGGTTGAGCCGCATCCCGGGACCAAAGAGATTGCGCGGTTACTCAATCTGGAGCAGGAACAATTCGGATTTTTTAAAACCACTGAATTCAATCCAATAGAATCGAATCGCCCCGGAATCTTTATCGCCGGTTGTGCCCAGGGACCCAACTTTATGCAGGATGTAATTCTTCAGGCCCAGGCTGCGGCCGGTGCCGCACTCCATCTCACCGGGAGCTAAAATGTCAAGAATAGGTCTTTTCTTATGTGAATGTGGACCCAATATTGCCGAGGCAATAGATTTAGATAAGATTGCCGAGTATATACATCAGGAAAAGAAAGTTGCCGGGATCGAGCGGCACCGACTGCTCTGTTCAGAAGAGGGCAAAAAATTTCTTGCTGAATCGATTAAACAGAATCAATTTGATCATATTGTGATTGCCGCCTGTTCCCCGAAACAACACGAATCAACTTTTATGCAGGTTCTGTCCCAAACTGGATTGAATCCATACCTCTTACAACTGGTGAATATACGGGAGCAGTGTGCCTGGACGATCCCGGATAAAGAGGCAGCCACGAAAAAGGCCCTTCGTCTGATTCGTGCCGCAATCAATCGGGTGAGGTTTCACAGTGAATTGCAGGAGAAGGAGATTGAAGCTAACCCCGATGTTGTGGTCATCG is a window of candidate division WOR-3 bacterium DNA encoding:
- a CDS encoding pyridoxal-phosphate dependent enzyme translates to MPTGNILIDRLLNAQITYISTKQYEDHRTEIMNRLAQKLARKGEKAYIVPEGGSNEIGALGYLNCMREMAGFIKKEKINAVYCAVGSGGTYAGLLLGKKLLKVDVDLNGVIICDTVPYFTEKILNICERAISRFNMKIKIEQNDINLIDGYVGQGYAIPYQEEVEIIKRVAKTGIILEPVYTGKTFYGMLQQLKVKKYKKVIFIHTGGLFSIFAFNKILFSYRN
- a CDS encoding peroxiredoxin; translation: MAKVALVCNGSENKNIIPTLVLGSAAAAAGDTVYIFFTPGAADLMKPGVIENLKAKGYPDAIELWNGIKNLGGKFYLCELVLEAKGVKKEELRDDVELVGATTFMADIQGAQITFAF
- a CDS encoding SirA-like protein, whose protein sequence is MAVHKLELLGLKCPQPVLKIATEAPKLQPGDVLEVLADCPSFPRDVEAWCKKTGKTLLFCRDEGGKYNAQIQF
- a CDS encoding hydrogenase iron-sulfur subunit; translated protein: MDHTFEPNIIGFLCNWCSYAAADLAGSNKLEVPSNLTTIRVMCSSRVDPIFILNAYLRGVDGVIIAGCHPGDCHYQTGNYYTRRRFALLSKILKTFDLDPHRFRLSWISASEGQRFSQVTKEFAESIQKAGPNPLKKKSFLE
- a CDS encoding CoB--CoM heterodisulfide reductase iron-sulfur subunit A family protein; translated protein: MKEKNILVIGAGLAGIEASLLCARAGRKVYLVEKESYFGGSAIKSEEVFPQMECATCMLAPKQSEVLEDKNIELLTLSEVKEIKGEPGNFQVKILKKARYVSVVNCIGCGACFEPCPVSLDNEFEERLSKRKAIYLACAGALPNVPAIDMENCLRAKGEDCQACKEACMFDAIIYDDKDEELSISVGSIIIATGFRLSDSEKFSDLGYKKFKNVFSAFEFERLRASNGPTAGEILTRDGKPPKSIAFIHCVGREEKGYCSQICCLYLTKFARYALDKIPGVKVYQFYKELSIPGKGNQKFFQEIKEKGINLIRTKKVSISENENGLHLTYEDNKAVDVDMVVLAPPVEPHPGTKEIARLLNLEQEQFGFFKTTEFNPIESNRPGIFIAGCAQGPNFMQDVILQAQAAAGAALHLTGS